A stretch of DNA from Staphylococcus equorum:
ATCATTAACATCGTTATATTTTCAGCAATTTTTGGCTACACTATATTTACATTAACTAAATTTATGAAAAAATCCAAAGAAGGAAAATGCAGTTCATGCGGTTCAAAAAATGGTTGTAATACAAAAGAATAACAGTGAACTAAATTGAAATTACGAATTAAAGAACTTTATATTATAGCTGATGCAATGATTACAGATTATTCATCGACAATATTTGATTACGCTCACTTAAGTAAACCTATATTTTTACTTCAAGAAGATGATAAAAATTATCAAAATGATGTTGGTTTTTACTTTGATATATTTGAATTAGGTGATTTCCCTGAAGTACCATCTGATGAAAGACAATTAGCAAATCAATTGAAGAACATTAAAAACATCCAATATTCTAAATTGATTAACAGACTTATGACAAAAGATAAGCATGATACCAGCAAAAATATATTAAAAGAAGTCTTTTCATGAACTTAAAAACCAAAATTAAAATAGTCAGCCTCTGAGCTAACAATGTTTCAAATAAATGAAAAACCCCCCTAAAATTTAGATTTTAGGGGGGCTTCAAATTGTGGTTGTATCACATTTATTAAAGATAGAGTACTTTAATTATCTTGTGCGTTTTATCTGTATCATAATGACTTAGTCCTTTAGATATTCTTAAATTTCAGCACGTTTCCAAATTAACACTTTGTTTTCACCAGCTTGTAAACTTTCAATTGGTCCTAACAGTGTAGTATCCGTTCTCATATTTTCTACTAAATCAGTATTAATACTGATTGGCATTTCGTTCGGACTTTCAAAGTCTGCATCTACTAGTCTTACTTTAGGTAAAGTATCACTTGATTGGGTTTCTCCTTTAATTTCAAAAAATGATGGTGGTAATGAAATGTTAAGATATAAACCTTCTGATTCTTCTTCTAAAGATAATGCAGGATTAAAGTTCTCATCTATTAAATTATTTTCTTCTTTTTCAAAGTGTTTGGCTTTATTGAAATAAGCATTATTGTTAATAAAAACAGGTTGTTTTATTTTATGATACGCTTGGTGATCTCCTTCTTCTTGAGAGACCAAATACTTATATTCTTCTAAAGATGTTGTATAACCATTATACAGTTCCGTTCCAATATTATTTACAGCATTTTTCCCTATAAATATATTATTGTAGAATCTATCGTCTCCTCCATAGACTGGAGCAAATCCAGCGACTAATGTACTATGTGGCACATGATAAGGCGTTGATCTATCTAGCATCAATCTATGAACCATTTCACCGTTAATAATATTATTAACGTAAGCACCACCTTGTGCATGATTATCTAAAGCGTAATCAGCAGTTAATATATTATTATCGACGAGATAAGGTCCGCTTGTCACTTCTACAAAAAGATCCCTTGTATTTTCATTAAATATATTTTTACTAATTCTTGTTCCTTGAGTTTGCCAATCAAACCACATACCTAAAGAGCAGTTATGAACGTAATTATTATAAACTTGTGTATCTAAAGCCGCATGTAGTTTAATACCGGCAATTTCATATCCGAAAAACGCTCTTCTATTACCAATATTAAAGATGTGGTTATTATATATTTCACTAAAAGCGCACCCTAAATGTCCCACAATAGCATTTTGTCCACAATCGCTAATTTTATTATTTCTAATAATGTGTGATCCTATTGTTTCTTTATTCCAATCAGCGTTAACAGCACTAAAAACTGTTTCTATTTGGTATTGATAGCCAGGTTTATCTTTTCTAATTGAACTAAAGTTTTGTCCGGTAGATATCTCTTTACCAATTGAAACACCACTACACATTGAATCATGTATATAATTATTTTCTACGATCCATTTTTTACTCCAATTCGTATCAATCAAACCAGTTTGTTTAGCTGTAGGTGGAGACCATTGTGTTGCAGCATGCGCTAATTCAAAATTACGAATCGTTATATAATTAGTATGTGTTTGATTTGGCGAAAATACATGTTCTCTGACGTTTATTTCTATTAATTCTTCATTTGGATTATTGTTTTGAAAATTAGCGTAAATTGTAGTACTATTTTCATTTACTTCCGCATACCATAAAAATGTCGATAAATCAGCGTAATCAAAATCAACTTCTTTTTCAGTCCAATGATCAAATACTTTTTCGATTTTTTGTGGATTTTTCAATCTCTCAAAAGTACTTACTTCAAATAGTGCATAACCATTTAAATATACTTGCCCTAAAGTCTGGTTATTATCAACCTCAAGCCAATCACCAAATAATTTCACTGAAAACGGATTAAATGTTTTGAATAATTGATTAGGCACTTCTACTTTCCATATATTTCCTTCTACAAGATGCCAATCGTTTATTTCTTCAGAGCCTTTTATAGTAACTTTTTCATTTTTTGCACTTTCAAATGTAATTCTGCAAGACTCGCTTAATCCTGAATTTATGTCGTTTATTTCTTCTCTATATACGCCTTCATGAACGATTACAGTATCCCCTGGTAACGCAAGCGAAGCCGCTTTGTTAATTGTTAATAATGGCTCATCCTCAGACCCTTTAGCAAAATCTGATCCTGTTTTAGCTACATATAATTTTTTTGACATAATATAACCTCCGCTTATTTATATATTTGTTTATTTCTCAATTCTCCCACTTCATTATTTCTTATTTGGTCCTTAACTTTACCTATGAATTTTTCATAATTTAAAAAGAATGTGACAATCATTATTAGTGTAACCATTAAAAACGGAAAGTATATTTGCATCGATTTTATGGCAAAAATAGTACTTTCAGATTGTATTGAAGCTCCTGCGACATAACCACCGATAGACAATGACCACCCTACAATAGCTGACTGTAGACCGGATCCGATTTTCATCCCAGCACTAGCCAAACTAAACACTGAGCCTTGTACTGGAACTCCTGTTTTCCAATATATAATATCGCCAATATCTGCAACAATACCACTTAGTGCAGCAGTAAATGGTACGATTCCTATACCATTTATAACTAAACCTATAACTAACATAGTTAAGTTTTCCGAGAACAAACTCATAATGATATAAGAAATAATTGATATTACTAAACCAATAATGATACTTTTCTTAATTCCAACCTTTTCTGAAAATTTAGCTGCAAGAAGTAAACCTAAAATTGTTGGGATTAAAGTAGAAAAACTTAAAAGTGCCATAACATTTTCATCGTTAAAAATATACGTAGCATAATATATTCTCATGCTATTATCTGTTTGACGTAAATACCATAGTAAATATAAAACAATAGTAATAAGAAAGTATTTTTCTGTTATTAATGTTTTTATAATTAATGTAAAAGGTATGCGTTTTTTTTGTTTTTTGACACCTTTTTTATCAACGTGGTCATATTTCTTAGTCGCAACGTTTCTTTCTGTTACAAAATATCCTGCAATCATTAATGGTATAGCACATAATGCCCCGTAAATAATAGATGTAACCGTCCAACCTTGTTGACCACCACCAAATCCATTAACTAAAAATGTGGTAAATGTCGTAATACACAACACACTTAAGTTAGCAAAAATAAAACGAATACTTCCCAATGAAACACGGTCAGTTTCATTCTTTGTCATAAACGACACAAGTGAAGAATACGCAACGTTATTAGCAGTGTAAAAAACGACTGATATCAAGGAGTATACTACGAATATATAAGTGATTTTTCCAGTATCTCCAAGTGATTGTGGCACGTTAAATAATAAAATTGTTAAAATACCTAATATAGGAGCAGTCCAAAATACCCATGGCTTGGCCTTGCCCATCTTTGTATTTGTATTGTCAATAATACTTCCCATAAACAAATCCGAAAAACCATCTGCAAATCGACAAATTAGAATGATAGTACCGATAACAGCACCAGCAATTCCCACTACATCAGTCATATAAATTATTATAAAAGATGCAATAAAGGTCCAACTATAATTTGCTCCAAAATCCCCGATACCAAAAGTAAGTTTTTCTGGCATTCCTAATCGTTCATTCTTATCACTTTGTTTAGAATCATAACTATCGGACATAACCCCACCCCATTAATTTTTAATGTATGTCTGCTCATAGATGATTAACAAAACAACTATTCATAAATTAGAATGTCCAAACCAGTAATATGTATAGTTATTTTTACGCGTTAACTTTTAGCAATTCCCCCTTATTTTAGTTGGTTTGTTAATTTAACTAACCAAATTAACGTTAATATATCACCTTATTTATTATTTGTAAACGCTTTCTTAAATTAAGGTAGTTTTTTACTCTTTTAAATCAAATGCAATTTAAATGTAAAAATTCCCTTGATATTAATGATACTTTTTTGAAATGAATACCGATAAGCATGCATGTATCTTGATTTTTAAGGTATTTCATTATGTACATAATCTACAAATATATTTATTAAATTGTAGGGAGTTGATTACTACTAAACTGGTCATTCAAATCTTTATTGCGATAATTCTTAATGGAAGTTATAAAAACACTAAAAAGTTCATTCAGTCCCGTTTACATAAAAAAGCATCTCTCAAAATTTGAAAGATGCTTTTACTATATTTTTTATTTAAAAAAATACATACTTAATAACATAATGATTAAAAAACCGCCTACGGTTAATACGAAGGTATATATAAATGTTAGGGTATTTCTTAGTTTTGTAGTATTAACCTCATTAGGATCTTCACCCTTCATAAAAGCTACGATTCGATCGTAAGTTTGCATATTATTAGACTTCTTAATTAAATCTATTTTGATAGAAGCGTACATCGCAATAATAAATAGCACAACCTCAATGACTATGCCAATCGTTCCCCAATAATAAATTGCTGGACCAAATAAAATCGCTGCTAATAACATCGGCCACACCATTAAATGTGACCACAAGTTAAAGTTCGTTTGCTTTAATTTCTGTTCCATAATCTCCACGTCTCCTTTGACTAAATCGTCTAAAGAAACATCAAACAATGAACTAAGCATAAGTAAATTATGAACATCTGGATAACTCTTATCATTCTCCCAATTAGAAATTGTTTGTCGTGAAACATATAATTTCTCTGCTAAATCTTCTTGAGATAAATAATCACGCTGTCTGAAATACTTAATTTGAGAACCTAAATTCATTGTCATGCTCCTTTGACTTGAGATTAATATGGAAATCATTATTAGACTACCAAAGTTCTTTGACATATGCACCTTTTCAATTGTCAAAATGCTTTTACACCTATGATATCAATGTTTTTAAGACTACCTTTAGACATCACAAAGGGAGCGAGATAGAAATCAAAATCTGATTCCGTATTCCGCTCCCTAAAGACTAACTAACTATCATCCAAATACTGCCAATATAAAAACTTAAGTTGTTTGTTGCTGATATTGAATTTGGTGATCTAATTCAAATTCTTCACCTGCAGTGATTTTCTTATATTGATAACCAAAGTACAGAATCCATAGTATCGTCAGGCCAAACGCTAACACATAGCTTAATGTAAGATCTAATCCTAAACCAATTGGCTGACTAAGAATATACGTAAATATATTCCATGTCATGAACACGGCTGGTATTGCTGCAACCCAGAAATTCTTTTTAGCCATGAGTAGATACATAGCCCCGACCCATAACGCAACAGTGGCAGTTGTTTGGTTAGCCCAAGAGAAATAACGCCAAAGTACTGTGAAATCTACTTGAGTCAAACCGAAACTAATTACAAATAATGGTGCAGCTACGATAATTCTTTTGACAACACTACGTTGACCATAATTTAAATAATCCGCAATAATCATTCTAGCACTACGGAAAGATGTGTCCCCACTTGTAATCGGTAAGATGATTACGCCTAACACTGCCATTGTTCCAAATACAGAACCTAATAATAGATGAGAAGCTTCACTTACCACTAATGCTGCCTCACCACGGGCTAATACATCACTAAGTCCATTGTAACCATTAAATAGACTCATGCCTGCTGCTGCCCAAATCATAGCGATAATCCCTTCAGCAATCATCATGCCGTAAAAGATAAAACGACCATTATTTTCTTTTTTCGTTGTTCTAGAAATAATTGGTGTTTGAGTCGCATGGAAACCAGATAATGCCCCACAAGTAATCGTGAAGAATAATAATGGGAAAATAGACGCCCCATCAGGATGCATGTTTTTTAAATTAATTTCTGGAATCGGTGCGCCCGTTTGAATAAGACGGAACCCTATACCAACCGCACTGATTAATAATAATGCCCCAAATATTGGATAAATACGACCAATAATTTTATCAATAGGTAAAATTGTAGAAAGAACGTAATAAATAAAGATAACAAAAATAATGATACCTAATGCAATACGTCCGTCTAATAAATTATGTAATAATAATGCCGGGCTTGTAACAAATACTGTCCCTGTTAAAAGTAATAATAAAATAGAAAAAATATTAACAAAGTGTTTCATCACTTTTCCTAAAAACTTACCAGCAAGCTCAGGTAAATGAGCGCCTTTATTTCTGATTGAAATCATCCCAGTTAAATAGTCGTGAACCGCCCCTGCAAAAATACAACCCACAACAATCCAAATAAATGCGACAGGCCCATAAAGTGCTCCCATAATTGGTCCG
This window harbors:
- a CDS encoding right-handed parallel beta-helix repeat-containing protein; its protein translation is MSKKLYVAKTGSDFAKGSEDEPLLTINKAASLALPGDTVIVHEGVYREEINDINSGLSESCRITFESAKNEKVTIKGSEEINDWHLVEGNIWKVEVPNQLFKTFNPFSVKLFGDWLEVDNNQTLGQVYLNGYALFEVSTFERLKNPQKIEKVFDHWTEKEVDFDYADLSTFLWYAEVNENSTTIYANFQNNNPNEELIEINVREHVFSPNQTHTNYITIRNFELAHAATQWSPPTAKQTGLIDTNWSKKWIVENNYIHDSMCSGVSIGKEISTGQNFSSIRKDKPGYQYQIETVFSAVNADWNKETIGSHIIRNNKISDCGQNAIVGHLGCAFSEIYNNHIFNIGNRRAFFGYEIAGIKLHAALDTQVYNNYVHNCSLGMWFDWQTQGTRISKNIFNENTRDLFVEVTSGPYLVDNNILTADYALDNHAQGGAYVNNIINGEMVHRLMLDRSTPYHVPHSTLVAGFAPVYGGDDRFYNNIFIGKNAVNNIGTELYNGYTTSLEEYKYLVSQEEGDHQAYHKIKQPVFINNNAYFNKAKHFEKEENNLIDENFNPALSLEEESEGLYLNISLPPSFFEIKGETQSSDTLPKVRLVDADFESPNEMPISINTDLVENMRTDTTLLGPIESLQAGENKVLIWKRAEI
- a CDS encoding MFS transporter — protein: MSDSYDSKQSDKNERLGMPEKLTFGIGDFGANYSWTFIASFIIIYMTDVVGIAGAVIGTIILICRFADGFSDLFMGSIIDNTNTKMGKAKPWVFWTAPILGILTILLFNVPQSLGDTGKITYIFVVYSLISVVFYTANNVAYSSLVSFMTKNETDRVSLGSIRFIFANLSVLCITTFTTFLVNGFGGGQQGWTVTSIIYGALCAIPLMIAGYFVTERNVATKKYDHVDKKGVKKQKKRIPFTLIIKTLITEKYFLITIVLYLLWYLRQTDNSMRIYYATYIFNDENVMALLSFSTLIPTILGLLLAAKFSEKVGIKKSIIIGLVISIISYIIMSLFSENLTMLVIGLVINGIGIVPFTAALSGIVADIGDIIYWKTGVPVQGSVFSLASAGMKIGSGLQSAIVGWSLSIGGYVAGASIQSESTIFAIKSMQIYFPFLMVTLIMIVTFFLNYEKFIGKVKDQIRNNEVGELRNKQIYK
- a CDS encoding FeoB-associated Cys-rich membrane protein; translation: MSIIINIVIFSAIFGYTIFTLTKFMKKSKEGKCSSCGSKNGCNTKE
- a CDS encoding CDP-glycerol glycerophosphotransferase family protein, producing MKLRIKELYIIADAMITDYSSTIFDYAHLSKPIFLLQEDDKNYQNDVGFYFDIFELGDFPEVPSDERQLANQLKNIKNIQYSKLINRLMTKDKHDTSKNILKEVFS
- a CDS encoding helix-turn-helix domain-containing protein, which gives rise to MNLGSQIKYFRQRDYLSQEDLAEKLYVSRQTISNWENDKSYPDVHNLLMLSSLFDVSLDDLVKGDVEIMEQKLKQTNFNLWSHLMVWPMLLAAILFGPAIYYWGTIGIVIEVVLFIIAMYASIKIDLIKKSNNMQTYDRIVAFMKGEDPNEVNTTKLRNTLTFIYTFVLTVGGFLIIMLLSMYFFK
- a CDS encoding carbon starvation protein A produces the protein MITFIVSIILLVIGYFTYGKYIDKMFGTKVERPTPAFHQRDDVDYLPMKTSSNSLIQLLNIAGVGPIFGPIMGALYGPVAFIWIVVGCIFAGAVHDYLTGMISIRNKGAHLPELAGKFLGKVMKHFVNIFSILLLLLTGTVFVTSPALLLHNLLDGRIALGIIIFVIFIYYVLSTILPIDKIIGRIYPIFGALLLISAVGIGFRLIQTGAPIPEINLKNMHPDGASIFPLLFFTITCGALSGFHATQTPIISRTTKKENNGRFIFYGMMIAEGIIAMIWAAAGMSLFNGYNGLSDVLARGEAALVVSEASHLLLGSVFGTMAVLGVIILPITSGDTSFRSARMIIADYLNYGQRSVVKRIIVAAPLFVISFGLTQVDFTVLWRYFSWANQTTATVALWVGAMYLLMAKKNFWVAAIPAVFMTWNIFTYILSQPIGLGLDLTLSYVLAFGLTILWILYFGYQYKKITAGEEFELDHQIQYQQQTT